A genome region from Sebastes umbrosus isolate fSebUmb1 chromosome 22, fSebUmb1.pri, whole genome shotgun sequence includes the following:
- the LOC119481424 gene encoding up-regulator of cell proliferation-like isoform X9, producing MTDHRGNSKSVHTKTQLEILLEDLGLEQLYPEKLSLSKILQLDKKSITDEPAKRNSDLPWYFLKKLMMVNVTARNVKCASACESNCDAASEKTDLDFDDLFDSIHLGDMLNPLDIITALFLCSDGFVQQEMALKMSMCQFSVPLLLPNCDTKQCTLMLWAMRDIVKKYRPQLLSESKGFIEDRIVLSKLPMISFVRLGQCSLSKSEILNKLLSNSQQYHDTFVHLDMECGDSPRRISDGLAEITWYLPCGNKNMDVFSEPVAVANLRGDVASFEKQFSFLCQTSAAVFVFFDTLDSECELLTNQQHKAQIFLVGNPQSNRFSTDALKKVATKLGLTKSNVLLKGKHMNDSDFVKDLRKKVSNVLENSKMKMGVEQMADIAHELGIWVDEDSLECQTAKKNADAITAEIQDILKYKETQLPLQGQIWKDLACLEKEEVRLRNVGSEDIEKYKSDLQVKKTKLREKQNSYDMSDAMSCFINAISSPGIERCYFLKWMRMNLDNMSRDKLSDLREQYKKKYKNSENKEEIKEIDRQLSNSSLGTEHFFREMGQIYEASFSLHETDPSRQQLQHLPKLCAELLRDGFPLELVDGDASNIPLRWVSDVLSQLNDLVSPKSKILVATVLGVQSTGKSTLLNTMFGVQFAVSSGRCTRGAFMLLIRVDEDFKKELNCDFMVIIDTEGLKSPELAQLDNSYEHDNELATLVVGLSDITIINIAMENATEMKDILQIVVHAFLRMTEVGKKPKCQFVHQNVSDVSAHEKNLRDRKLLLQQLNEMTQAAAKMEKKAENMSFTDVMEYSPDTGNWYIPGLWNGNPPMAPVNAGYSEAVYELKKNIIQILGRCESSANNILDFTEWMKSLWNAVKHENFIFSFRNSLEADAYMKLCTEFNKWEWVFKKEMYTWVTNAETRISNFGTVALKSKISGMSEFLTNLKGDACTVLSKWETTLLENLEQYFKQTEGHVYLVERYRESFANSAKSLRREMENSVLNQLTAAADIRQGMVKLDKIKENHTKELEGRVCALIDQCREKKVQMKEKELDDEFDKMWNETEKELSFSEMKVEDIYNNVFHHLRANVSHKGSHACRLLNQNKLQDCGLEPFKYTPEGLIRRAIDKVDEWFSWPGHTKAVQQLADSIIASCKQRVSEKMGRKSNYHDTHIQEILNMIDERLESNQDVKIYIAFEVSLKQHICGIAARQFQKMHKDFIHANDPYRCLNQNKEKFRADFKDVFHERDQCQKKAEEFTNQCLRPAVEDFVNRSLGPDIIGEMLTSQQFSTRMFFQYSILLDLLSLNSFSCYESYICSYEEYVKDWIIDQIMERFSNGSTKFEFEDRHVQSSINSINAAINKAKTEKSDNLETFVEDVCQELGDKLVISQDALGAFMILNNADQEQFAHWLTECVKDMAETLREKFKETSIEMILKNLHVKPQNELFTKLIGCGGQCPFCKVPCEAGDKAHTEHWASLHRPEGLGRFSWEGTKKIVTDVCSSSVISDNLFRCSATTGEGHPYRRYTDIFPDWRITPDRSLKASDYWKYVMAKFNEQFAAIYDAKPADIPETWKQITPEQAEESLKESFSIK from the exons ATGACAGACCATCGTGGCAATAGCAAGTCTGTCCACAcaa AGACACAACTGGAGATCTTATTGGAGGATCTGGGGTTGGAGCAGCTCTACCCAGAGAAGCTATCCCTGAGCAAAATACTTCAGCTTGACAAGAAGTCCATTACTGATGAACCTGCGAAGCGTAACTCAGATCTTCCATGGTATTTTCTGAAGAAACTGATGATGGTTAATGTGACAGCTAGGAATGTGAAATGTGCATCAGCATGTGAATCAAACTGTGATGCTGCATCAGAAAAGACGGATTTAGATTTTGATGATCTGTTTGACAGTATACATTTAGGTGACATGCTAAACCCCCTTGACATAATCACTGCACTCTTTCTGTGTTCTGATGGTTTTGTACAGCAGGAAATGGCCCTCAAAATGTCTATGTGTCAGTTTTCTGTGCCTCTGTTACTTCCCAATTGTGACACAAAGCAGTGCACACTCATGCTTTGGGCCATGAGAGACATTGTTAAAAAGTACAGACCTCAATTACTTTCTGAATCCAAGGGCTTTATTGAGGACAGAATTGTTCTCTCTAAACTTCCAATGATATCTTTTGTGAGACTGGGTCAGTGCTCCTTGTCCAAGTCAGAGATCCTCAATAAGCTTCTGAGCAATTCTCAGCAGTACCATGACACCTTTGTTCATCTTGATATGGAGTGTGGTGACAGTCCAAGGAGAATATCTGATGGATTGGCTGAAATAACTTGGTACCTTCCTTGTGGGAACAAAAACATGGATGTCTTCAGTGAGCCAGTAGCTGTAGCTAACCTTCGTGGGGACGTTGCTTCATTTGAaaaacaattttcttttttgtgtcaGACATCTGCAGCAGTTTTTGTGTTCTTTGACACTTTGGACTCTGAGTGTGAGCTGCTTACCAACCAACAACACAAGGCACAGATCTTCTTGGTGGGTAACCCTCAAAGCAATCGCTTTAGTACAGATGCTCTAAAAAAGGTAGCGACCAAGTTGGGCTTGACTAAGAGCAACGTCCTTTTGAAGGGTAAGCACATGAATGATTCAGACTTTGTGAAGGATTTGCGGAAAAAAGTCAGCAATGTACTTGAGAACTCAAAGATGAAGATGGGAGTTGAGCAGATGGCGGACATTGCCCATGAACTGGGCATCTGGGTGGATGAAGACTCTTTAGAGTGCCAGACTGCCAAGAAAAATGCAGATGCCATCACTGCTGAAATTCAAGACATCCTTAAATACAAAGAAACTCAGCTACCCTTGCAAGGCCAAATATGGAAGGATCTGGCTTGCTTAGAGAAAGAAGAAGTTCGGCTTCGAAACGTTGGGTCTGAGGACATAGAAAAGTACAAAAGTGATCTTCaggtaaagaaaacaaaactgcgGGAAAAACAGAACTCCTATGACATGTCAGATGCAATGTCATGTTTCATCAATGCAATATCAAGCCCAGGGATAGAGAGGTGCTATTTCCTGAAATGGATGCGAATGAACCTCGATAACATGTCTCGAGACAAACTGTCTGACCTCAGGGAGCAGtacaaaaagaaatacaaaaactcTGAGAACAAAGAGGAAATCAAAGAAATTGACAGACAACTTTCCAACAGCTCACTGGGGACTGAACACTTCTTCCGTGAAATGGGTCAGATCTATGAAGCTTCGTTTTCCCTCCATGAAACAGACCCATCACGTCAACAATTACAGCATCTGCCCAAACTATGTGCAGAATTGTTACGTGATGGCTTTCCCCTTGAGCTTGTAGATGGAGATGCATCCAACATACCTCTCAGATGGGTGAGTGACGTTCTCTCTCAGCTCAACGACTTGGTGTCTCCTAAGAGCAAGATACTGGTAGCCACAGTACTTGGAGTGCAGAGCACAGGAAAGTCCACTCTCCTCAACACCATGTTTGGAGTGCAGTTTGCTGTCAGCAGTGGTCGATGCACTCGAGGTGCCTTTATGTTGCTCATCAGAGTAGATGAAGATTTCAAAAAAGAACTCAACTGTGACTTCATGGTGATCATTGACACCGAGGGCTTAAAGTCACCAGAGCTTGCACAACTGGACAATAGCTATGAGCACGACAATGAGCTTGCAACACTAGTTGTGGGGCTGAGTGATATCACCATCATCAATATTGCAATGGAGAATGCAACAGAAATGAAAGACATCCTACAAATAGTTGTGCATGCTTTCCTCAGGATGACAGAGGTGGGCAAAAAGCCCAAATGTCAGTTTGTTCACCAGAATGTGTCAGATGTTTCAGCCCATGAGAAGAACTTACGAGACAGGAAACTGCTCTTGCAACAGTTAAACGAGATGACCCAGGCAGCAGCCAAAATGGAAAAGAAAGCGGAGAATATGAGCTTCACTGATGTGATGGAGTACAGTCCAGACACTGGGAACTGGTACATTCCTGGACTCTGGAATGGAAACCCACCAATGGCACCAGTCAATGCAGGGTACAGCGAAGCTGTATATGAGCTCAAGAAGAACATAATCCAAATTTTGGGAAGATGTGAGTCATCTGCTAATAATATCTTGGACTTTACAGAGTGGATGAAAAGCCTGTGGAATGCAGTCAAGCATGAAAACTTCATCTTCAGCTTCAGAAACAGCCTGGAGGCTGATGCATACATGAAGCTGTGCACAGAATTCAACAAATGGGAATGGGTattcaaaaaagaaatgtacacGTGGGTTACAAATGCTGAAACCAGAATTTCCAATTTTGGTACAGTTGCTCTGAAATCTAAGATATCTGGCATGTCAGAATTTCTCACAAATTTGAAAGGTGACGCGTGCACAGTGCTGTCTAAATGGGAGACAACGCTTCTTGAGAATCTGGAACAGTACTTCAAGCAAACAGAAGGTCATGTCTATCTAGTTGAAAGATACAGAGAGAGCTTTGCAAACAGTGCAAAGAGCCTTCGACGAGAAATGGAGAACTCTGTACTTAATCAgctcacagcagcagctgacatCAGACAGGGAATGGTGAAACTTGATAAAATCAAGGAGAACCACACAAAAGAATTAGAGGGGAGAGTATGTGCATTGATTGATCAATGTCGGGAGAAAAAAGtccaaatgaaagaaaaagagctGGACGATGAATTTGACAAGATGTGGAATGAAACAGAGAAGGAGCTATCCTTTTCAGAAATGAAGGTTGAGGACATTTACAACAATGTGTTTCACCACCTGAGAGCAAATGTATCGCACAAGGGAAGCCATGCATGCAGACTGCTAAATCAGAACAAGCTGCAAGATTGTGGACTGGAGCCTTTCAAATACACACCTGAAGGACTTATAAGGCGAGCTATAGACAAAGTGGACGAGTGGTTCAGCTGGCCAGGTCACACAAAGGCTGTACAACAACTTGCAGACAGCATCATAGCGAGTTGCAAACAGCGTGTGAGTGAAAAAATGGGAAGAAAAAGCAATTACCACGACACTCACATCCAGGAGATTTTAAACATGATTGATGAGAGGCTGGAAAGCAACCAGGATGTTAAGATATACATTGCGTTTGAAGTTTCTCTGAAACAGCACATCTGTGGAATTGCAGCCAGACAGTTTCAGAAAATGCATAAAGATTTCATACATGCAAATGATCCCTACAGATGTCTGAATCAAAACAAGGAAAAGTTCCGTGCTGATTTTAAAGACGTGTTCCATGAACGAGACCAGTGCCAGAAGAAGGCAGAAGAATTCACAAACCAGTGCTTGAGGCCTGCAGTCGAAGACTTCGTCAACCGTTCCTTGGGTCCTGACATCATTGGTGAAATGCTGACAAGCCAACAGTTCAGCACACGGATGTTCTTCCAGTATTCAATTTTACTGGATTTGCTCTCTTTGAATAGCTTCAGCTGTTATGAAAGCTATATCTGCTCATATGAGGAATATGTAAAGGACTGGATAATCGACCAAATAATGGAACGCTTCTCGAATGGGTCTACGAAGTTTGAGTTTGAGGATCGCCACGTTCAGTCAAGTATCAACAGCATAAATGCTGCTATCAACAAAGCTAAAACAGAAAAGAGTGACAACTTGGAGACATTCGTTGAAGATGTCTGTCAGGAACTTGGTGATAAACTGGTCATTTCCCAAGATGCTCTTGGTGCTTTCATGATCCTGAACAATGCTGACCAGGAACAGTTTGCTCACTGGCTCACTGAGTGTGTGAAGGACATGGCAGAAACTCTGAGAGAGAAGTTTAAAGAAACAAGCATAGAAATGATATTAAAAAATCTTCATGTGAAGCCTCAGAACGAGCTTTTCACCAAACTGATTGGATGTGGTGGACAGTGTCCATTCTGCAAAGTGCCTTGTGAGGCAGGAGACAAAGCCCACACTGAGCACTGGGCTTCACTACATCGGCCAGAAGGTCTGGGTAGATTCAGTTGGGAGGggacaaaaaaaattgtcacTGACGTATGCTCTTCCTCTGTGATCAGTGACAATCTCTTCCGCTGCAGTGCCACAACTGGTGAGGGGCACCCCTACAGGCGTTACACAGACATTTTCCCAGACTGGAGAATCACTCCAGATAGAAGCCTTAAGGCATCAGACTACTGGAAATATGTAATGGCAAAATTCAACGAGCAGTTTGCCGCAATATATGACGCAAAGCCTGCTGATATTCCTGAAACTTGGAAACAGATCACACCTGAGCAAGCAGAGGAAAGCCTCAAAGAGTCATTCAGCATCAAGTGA
- the LOC119481424 gene encoding up-regulator of cell proliferation-like isoform X8, whose translation MEGVGDEDSSEDLNPAAAENIPSTPSSDGKVRSCLNNLDQVRVTETVSTMEGVGDEDSSEDLNPAAAENTPSTPSSDGKEPSPTVKMTDHRGNSKSVHTKTQLEILLEDLGLEQLYPEKLSLSKILQLDKKSITDEPAKRNSDLPWYFLKKLMMVNVTARNVKCASACESNCDAASEKTDLDFDDLFDSIHLGDMLNPLDIITALFLCSDGFVQQEMALKMSMCQFSVPLLLPNCDTKQCTLMLWAMRDIVKKYRPQLLSESKGFIEDRIVLSKLPMISFVRLGQCSLSKSEILNKLLSNSQQYHDTFVHLDMECGDSPRRISDGLAEITWYLPCGNKNMDVFSEPVAVANLRGDVASFEKQFSFLCQTSAAVFVFFDTLDSECELLTNQQHKAQIFLVGNPQSNRFSTDALKKVATKLGLTKSNVLLKGKHMNDSDFVKDLRKKVSNVLENSKMKMGVEQMADIAHELGIWVDEDSLECQTAKKNADAITAEIQDILKYKETQLPLQGQIWKDLACLEKEEVRLRNVGSEDIEKYKSDLQVKKTKLREKQNSYDMSDAMSCFINAISSPGIERCYFLKWMRMNLDNMSRDKLSDLREQYKKKYKNSENKEEIKEIDRQLSNSSLGTEHFFREMGQIYEASFSLHETDPSRQQLQHLPKLCAELLRDGFPLELVDGDASNIPLRWVSDVLSQLNDLVSPKSKILVATVLGVQSTGKSTLLNTMFGVQFAVSSGRCTRGAFMLLIRVDEDFKKELNCDFMVIIDTEGLKSPELAQLDNSYEHDNELATLVVGLSDITIINIAMENATEMKDILQIVVHAFLRMTEVGKKPKCQFVHQNVSDVSAHEKNLRDRKLLLQQLNEMTQAAAKMEKKAENMSFTDVMEYSPDTGNWYIPGLWNGNPPMAPVNAGYSEAVYELKKNIIQILGRCESSANNILDFTEWMKSLWNAVKHENFIFSFRNSLEADAYMKLCTEFNKWEWVFKKEMYTWVTNAETRISNFGTVALKSKISGMSEFLTNLKGDACTVLSKWETTLLENLEQYFKQTEGHVYLVERYRESFANSAKSLRREMENSVLNQLTAAADIRQGMVKLDKIKENHTKELEGRVCALIDQCREKKVQMKEKELDDEFDKMWNETEKELSFSEMKVEDIYNNVFHHLRANVSHKGSHACRLLNQNKLQDCGLEPFKYTPEGLIRRAIDKVDEWFSWPGHTKAVQQLADSIIASCKQRVSEKMGRKSNYHDTHIQEILNMIDERLESNQDVKIYIAFEVSLKQHICGIAARQFQKMHKDFIHANDPYRCLNQNKEKFRADFKDVFHERDQCQKKAEEFTNQCLRPAVEDFVNRSLGPDIIGEMLTSQQFSTRMFFQYSILLDLLSLNSFSCYESYICSYEEYVKDWIIDQIMERFSNGSTKFEFEDRHVQSSINSINAAINKAKTEKSDNLETFVEDVCQELGDKLVISQDALGAFMILNNADQEQFAHWLTECVKDMAETLREKFKETSIEMILKNLHVKPQNELFTKLIGCGGQCPFCKVPCEAGDKAHTEHWASLHRPEGLGRFSWEGTKKIVTDVCSSSVISDNLFRCSATTGEGHPYRRYTDIFPDWRITPDRSLKASDYWKYVMAKFNEQFAAIYDAKPADIPETWKQITPEQAEESLKESFSIK comes from the exons TGAGAAGCTGTTTGAATAATCTCGACCAAGTGCGGGTGACTGAGACGGTGTCCACAATGGAG GGAGTGGGTGATGAAGATTCATCTGAAGATCTTaaccctgcagcagcagagaacaCTCCATCGACTCCATCGTCCGACGGCAAAG AGCCAAGCCCCACTGTGAAGATGACAGACCATCGTGGCAATAGCAAGTCTGTCCACAcaa AGACACAACTGGAGATCTTATTGGAGGATCTGGGGTTGGAGCAGCTCTACCCAGAGAAGCTATCCCTGAGCAAAATACTTCAGCTTGACAAGAAGTCCATTACTGATGAACCTGCGAAGCGTAACTCAGATCTTCCATGGTATTTTCTGAAGAAACTGATGATGGTTAATGTGACAGCTAGGAATGTGAAATGTGCATCAGCATGTGAATCAAACTGTGATGCTGCATCAGAAAAGACGGATTTAGATTTTGATGATCTGTTTGACAGTATACATTTAGGTGACATGCTAAACCCCCTTGACATAATCACTGCACTCTTTCTGTGTTCTGATGGTTTTGTACAGCAGGAAATGGCCCTCAAAATGTCTATGTGTCAGTTTTCTGTGCCTCTGTTACTTCCCAATTGTGACACAAAGCAGTGCACACTCATGCTTTGGGCCATGAGAGACATTGTTAAAAAGTACAGACCTCAATTACTTTCTGAATCCAAGGGCTTTATTGAGGACAGAATTGTTCTCTCTAAACTTCCAATGATATCTTTTGTGAGACTGGGTCAGTGCTCCTTGTCCAAGTCAGAGATCCTCAATAAGCTTCTGAGCAATTCTCAGCAGTACCATGACACCTTTGTTCATCTTGATATGGAGTGTGGTGACAGTCCAAGGAGAATATCTGATGGATTGGCTGAAATAACTTGGTACCTTCCTTGTGGGAACAAAAACATGGATGTCTTCAGTGAGCCAGTAGCTGTAGCTAACCTTCGTGGGGACGTTGCTTCATTTGAaaaacaattttcttttttgtgtcaGACATCTGCAGCAGTTTTTGTGTTCTTTGACACTTTGGACTCTGAGTGTGAGCTGCTTACCAACCAACAACACAAGGCACAGATCTTCTTGGTGGGTAACCCTCAAAGCAATCGCTTTAGTACAGATGCTCTAAAAAAGGTAGCGACCAAGTTGGGCTTGACTAAGAGCAACGTCCTTTTGAAGGGTAAGCACATGAATGATTCAGACTTTGTGAAGGATTTGCGGAAAAAAGTCAGCAATGTACTTGAGAACTCAAAGATGAAGATGGGAGTTGAGCAGATGGCGGACATTGCCCATGAACTGGGCATCTGGGTGGATGAAGACTCTTTAGAGTGCCAGACTGCCAAGAAAAATGCAGATGCCATCACTGCTGAAATTCAAGACATCCTTAAATACAAAGAAACTCAGCTACCCTTGCAAGGCCAAATATGGAAGGATCTGGCTTGCTTAGAGAAAGAAGAAGTTCGGCTTCGAAACGTTGGGTCTGAGGACATAGAAAAGTACAAAAGTGATCTTCaggtaaagaaaacaaaactgcgGGAAAAACAGAACTCCTATGACATGTCAGATGCAATGTCATGTTTCATCAATGCAATATCAAGCCCAGGGATAGAGAGGTGCTATTTCCTGAAATGGATGCGAATGAACCTCGATAACATGTCTCGAGACAAACTGTCTGACCTCAGGGAGCAGtacaaaaagaaatacaaaaactcTGAGAACAAAGAGGAAATCAAAGAAATTGACAGACAACTTTCCAACAGCTCACTGGGGACTGAACACTTCTTCCGTGAAATGGGTCAGATCTATGAAGCTTCGTTTTCCCTCCATGAAACAGACCCATCACGTCAACAATTACAGCATCTGCCCAAACTATGTGCAGAATTGTTACGTGATGGCTTTCCCCTTGAGCTTGTAGATGGAGATGCATCCAACATACCTCTCAGATGGGTGAGTGACGTTCTCTCTCAGCTCAACGACTTGGTGTCTCCTAAGAGCAAGATACTGGTAGCCACAGTACTTGGAGTGCAGAGCACAGGAAAGTCCACTCTCCTCAACACCATGTTTGGAGTGCAGTTTGCTGTCAGCAGTGGTCGATGCACTCGAGGTGCCTTTATGTTGCTCATCAGAGTAGATGAAGATTTCAAAAAAGAACTCAACTGTGACTTCATGGTGATCATTGACACCGAGGGCTTAAAGTCACCAGAGCTTGCACAACTGGACAATAGCTATGAGCACGACAATGAGCTTGCAACACTAGTTGTGGGGCTGAGTGATATCACCATCATCAATATTGCAATGGAGAATGCAACAGAAATGAAAGACATCCTACAAATAGTTGTGCATGCTTTCCTCAGGATGACAGAGGTGGGCAAAAAGCCCAAATGTCAGTTTGTTCACCAGAATGTGTCAGATGTTTCAGCCCATGAGAAGAACTTACGAGACAGGAAACTGCTCTTGCAACAGTTAAACGAGATGACCCAGGCAGCAGCCAAAATGGAAAAGAAAGCGGAGAATATGAGCTTCACTGATGTGATGGAGTACAGTCCAGACACTGGGAACTGGTACATTCCTGGACTCTGGAATGGAAACCCACCAATGGCACCAGTCAATGCAGGGTACAGCGAAGCTGTATATGAGCTCAAGAAGAACATAATCCAAATTTTGGGAAGATGTGAGTCATCTGCTAATAATATCTTGGACTTTACAGAGTGGATGAAAAGCCTGTGGAATGCAGTCAAGCATGAAAACTTCATCTTCAGCTTCAGAAACAGCCTGGAGGCTGATGCATACATGAAGCTGTGCACAGAATTCAACAAATGGGAATGGGTattcaaaaaagaaatgtacacGTGGGTTACAAATGCTGAAACCAGAATTTCCAATTTTGGTACAGTTGCTCTGAAATCTAAGATATCTGGCATGTCAGAATTTCTCACAAATTTGAAAGGTGACGCGTGCACAGTGCTGTCTAAATGGGAGACAACGCTTCTTGAGAATCTGGAACAGTACTTCAAGCAAACAGAAGGTCATGTCTATCTAGTTGAAAGATACAGAGAGAGCTTTGCAAACAGTGCAAAGAGCCTTCGACGAGAAATGGAGAACTCTGTACTTAATCAgctcacagcagcagctgacatCAGACAGGGAATGGTGAAACTTGATAAAATCAAGGAGAACCACACAAAAGAATTAGAGGGGAGAGTATGTGCATTGATTGATCAATGTCGGGAGAAAAAAGtccaaatgaaagaaaaagagctGGACGATGAATTTGACAAGATGTGGAATGAAACAGAGAAGGAGCTATCCTTTTCAGAAATGAAGGTTGAGGACATTTACAACAATGTGTTTCACCACCTGAGAGCAAATGTATCGCACAAGGGAAGCCATGCATGCAGACTGCTAAATCAGAACAAGCTGCAAGATTGTGGACTGGAGCCTTTCAAATACACACCTGAAGGACTTATAAGGCGAGCTATAGACAAAGTGGACGAGTGGTTCAGCTGGCCAGGTCACACAAAGGCTGTACAACAACTTGCAGACAGCATCATAGCGAGTTGCAAACAGCGTGTGAGTGAAAAAATGGGAAGAAAAAGCAATTACCACGACACTCACATCCAGGAGATTTTAAACATGATTGATGAGAGGCTGGAAAGCAACCAGGATGTTAAGATATACATTGCGTTTGAAGTTTCTCTGAAACAGCACATCTGTGGAATTGCAGCCAGACAGTTTCAGAAAATGCATAAAGATTTCATACATGCAAATGATCCCTACAGATGTCTGAATCAAAACAAGGAAAAGTTCCGTGCTGATTTTAAAGACGTGTTCCATGAACGAGACCAGTGCCAGAAGAAGGCAGAAGAATTCACAAACCAGTGCTTGAGGCCTGCAGTCGAAGACTTCGTCAACCGTTCCTTGGGTCCTGACATCATTGGTGAAATGCTGACAAGCCAACAGTTCAGCACACGGATGTTCTTCCAGTATTCAATTTTACTGGATTTGCTCTCTTTGAATAGCTTCAGCTGTTATGAAAGCTATATCTGCTCATATGAGGAATATGTAAAGGACTGGATAATCGACCAAATAATGGAACGCTTCTCGAATGGGTCTACGAAGTTTGAGTTTGAGGATCGCCACGTTCAGTCAAGTATCAACAGCATAAATGCTGCTATCAACAAAGCTAAAACAGAAAAGAGTGACAACTTGGAGACATTCGTTGAAGATGTCTGTCAGGAACTTGGTGATAAACTGGTCATTTCCCAAGATGCTCTTGGTGCTTTCATGATCCTGAACAATGCTGACCAGGAACAGTTTGCTCACTGGCTCACTGAGTGTGTGAAGGACATGGCAGAAACTCTGAGAGAGAAGTTTAAAGAAACAAGCATAGAAATGATATTAAAAAATCTTCATGTGAAGCCTCAGAACGAGCTTTTCACCAAACTGATTGGATGTGGTGGACAGTGTCCATTCTGCAAAGTGCCTTGTGAGGCAGGAGACAAAGCCCACACTGAGCACTGGGCTTCACTACATCGGCCAGAAGGTCTGGGTAGATTCAGTTGGGAGGggacaaaaaaaattgtcacTGACGTATGCTCTTCCTCTGTGATCAGTGACAATCTCTTCCGCTGCAGTGCCACAACTGGTGAGGGGCACCCCTACAGGCGTTACACAGACATTTTCCCAGACTGGAGAATCACTCCAGATAGAAGCCTTAAGGCATCAGACTACTGGAAATATGTAATGGCAAAATTCAACGAGCAGTTTGCCGCAATATATGACGCAAAGCCTGCTGATATTCCTGAAACTTGGAAACAGATCACACCTGAGCAAGCAGAGGAAAGCCTCAAAGAGTCATTCAGCATCAAGTGA